One region of Flavobacterium pisciphilum genomic DNA includes:
- the uraH gene encoding hydroxyisourate hydrolase, with translation MKKIIVALIFMMFSTLMFAQENSFQLSTHILDVSKGMPVNDVSIKLEQYNEKTKTWFFIEEKKTDLNGRITDFLNSKKSNIGIYKLTFFTSDYFKKSNVESFYPFIEVVFQINDQKHYHVPITLSAFGYSTYRGN, from the coding sequence ATGAAAAAAATAATAGTAGCTCTGATCTTCATGATGTTTTCAACATTAATGTTTGCACAAGAAAACAGTTTTCAACTTTCAACTCATATTTTAGACGTATCAAAAGGAATGCCTGTAAATGATGTTTCTATTAAGTTAGAGCAATACAATGAAAAAACTAAAACATGGTTTTTTATAGAAGAGAAGAAAACGGATTTGAACGGAAGAATAACCGATTTTTTAAACTCAAAAAAATCTAACATTGGAATTTATAAACTGACTTTTTTTACAAGTGATTATTTTAAAAAGAGCAACGTAGAGAGTTTTTATCCATTTATAGAAGTCGTATTTCAAATTAATGACCAAAAGCATTATCACGTTCCGATAACACTTTCTGCATTCGGATATTCGACCTATAGAGGAAATTAA
- a CDS encoding helix-turn-helix domain-containing protein — MNLDNQLIFFFSALGAFNGLLLSFYFAFIAKKKQFSNNFLALLLFTLSIRIIKSIFFYFNSNLSGIFIQIGLSACILIGPSLYLYFKSIITNSVNRWRIHILPFLVGITVLGIIYPYVEHRGVWSRYIVIGIYMQWLIYIIASFKFIKPTFQKTFKKKEKLTAIDIWLLSIFLGVTLIWFAYTVGSYTSYIVGALSFSFVLYLIIFLFVLKFRKGTSFFEEKEKYKSKEIDHATLEQITQRINIVKDRELYLNPDLTLSDVAKELGISQHNLSQFLNNNLNLSFSIFINELRIEKAKEMLSCSNLYTIEAIGYESGFKSKSTFFTTFKKVTNQTPAEFQKAKK, encoded by the coding sequence ATGAATCTTGATAACCAACTAATATTCTTTTTTAGTGCTTTAGGAGCTTTTAACGGTCTTTTATTATCCTTTTATTTTGCATTCATTGCTAAAAAGAAACAATTTTCAAACAATTTTCTAGCGCTATTGTTATTTACATTGAGCATCAGAATTATTAAATCCATATTTTTTTATTTCAACTCAAACTTATCTGGAATTTTTATTCAGATTGGTCTTTCGGCTTGTATTTTAATTGGGCCCTCTCTTTATTTATACTTTAAAAGTATTATAACAAACAGTGTAAATAGATGGAGAATTCATATTCTTCCATTTTTAGTAGGCATTACAGTTTTGGGAATTATTTATCCTTATGTTGAGCATAGAGGGGTATGGAGTAGGTATATTGTAATCGGTATTTATATGCAGTGGTTAATTTATATCATTGCTTCTTTTAAATTTATAAAACCTACTTTTCAAAAAACGTTTAAGAAAAAAGAAAAATTGACTGCTATTGATATTTGGTTATTGAGTATTTTCTTGGGAGTAACTTTAATTTGGTTTGCTTATACTGTTGGTTCTTATACTTCTTATATTGTAGGAGCACTTTCTTTCTCTTTTGTTCTCTATCTTATTATATTCCTTTTTGTTTTAAAGTTTAGAAAAGGAACCTCGTTTTTTGAAGAAAAAGAAAAGTATAAAAGCAAAGAAATTGACCATGCTACGCTTGAACAAATTACTCAAAGAATAAATATTGTAAAAGATAGGGAGCTATATTTAAATCCAGATTTGACACTTTCTGATGTAGCTAAAGAATTAGGTATTTCTCAACATAATTTATCTCAATTTTTAAATAATAATTTAAATCTCTCCTTTTCAATATTTATTAACGAATTAAGAATTGAAAAAGCCAAAGAAATGTTGTCCTGTTCTAATTTGTATACTATTGAAGCTATAGGTTATGAAAGCGGTTTTAAGTCGAAATCTACTTTTTTTACTACTTTTAAAAAAGTAACTAATCAAACTCCTGCCGAATTTCAAAAAGCAAAAAAATAA
- a CDS encoding M24 family metallopeptidase yields MRTKLEIPAPLTLKERDRRWQIARTIMQNNNLDTLVIYGDRESAAPAPFCIDHYFTNDRLGSVVVFHKDKKPTVITFAPMMVADHMQAASRGDQQWIAPEQIYVGKTGENIGRMLKEIGVSENPKIGIIGLEPYPPFYFDGALPHRTWKGIMEVFPKAELKPVFLDFFKLAAPKSEEELALVRYAASIGEAMSEAMRMTVKPGVSEAEIAAAITSTCISMGGFTAEILMGSGPEYIGWGPPAWQYRSQAPRIIQEGDIVLSEIFALYGMYETQHQAAVAVGEIHPNLERAAQVARECYELGVASLKAGTTFGEVVDCMEKPLLDSKGWHVHPLIHSINPYGPIGFGAAPGIEVLPQAKRYGNVGRLPNPGRDIVLQPGMTFAFEPNCAFGNHLANIGGTVVVGENGGIELNHNSTYLMRAEY; encoded by the coding sequence ATGAGAACAAAATTGGAAATTCCAGCACCATTAACATTGAAGGAACGTGATCGCCGTTGGCAAATAGCTCGCACGATTATGCAAAATAACAACTTAGATACCCTTGTCATTTATGGAGATCGTGAGTCGGCAGCACCAGCTCCGTTTTGTATAGATCATTATTTTACAAACGACAGACTTGGTTCTGTGGTTGTGTTTCATAAAGACAAAAAGCCTACTGTAATTACTTTTGCACCGATGATGGTTGCAGATCATATGCAAGCAGCATCGCGAGGTGATCAACAGTGGATTGCGCCAGAACAAATTTATGTTGGGAAAACAGGTGAGAATATCGGTCGAATGCTCAAAGAAATAGGGGTGTCCGAAAATCCAAAAATCGGAATCATTGGATTAGAGCCATATCCCCCTTTTTATTTTGATGGAGCACTTCCGCATCGTACATGGAAAGGAATAATGGAGGTGTTCCCTAAAGCAGAACTTAAACCAGTATTCTTAGATTTTTTTAAACTTGCAGCACCCAAAAGTGAAGAAGAATTAGCTTTAGTGCGTTATGCGGCTAGCATTGGAGAAGCGATGAGTGAAGCAATGAGAATGACCGTGAAACCGGGAGTTAGTGAAGCAGAAATTGCAGCAGCAATAACTTCTACTTGTATTTCTATGGGCGGATTTACTGCAGAAATATTGATGGGATCAGGGCCTGAATATATTGGATGGGGACCTCCAGCATGGCAATATCGCTCTCAGGCTCCTCGTATTATTCAAGAAGGAGATATTGTATTGTCAGAAATATTTGCTCTTTATGGTATGTATGAAACGCAACATCAAGCAGCGGTTGCAGTTGGAGAAATTCATCCCAATTTAGAACGTGCGGCACAAGTGGCTCGTGAATGTTATGAATTAGGTGTTGCTAGTTTAAAGGCAGGTACTACGTTTGGAGAAGTGGTTGATTGTATGGAGAAACCACTATTAGATTCTAAAGGATGGCATGTACACCCACTTATTCATAGCATTAATCCATATGGACCAATCGGATTTGGTGCAGCTCCAGGTATAGAAGTTTTACCTCAAGCGAAAAGATATGGTAATGTGGGAAGACTGCCCAATCCAGGAAGAGATATTGTTTTGCAACCCGGAATGACATTTGCCTTTGAGCCCAATTGTGCTTTTGGAAATCATCTGGCAAATATAGGAGGAACAGTAGTTGTAGGGGAAAATGGAGGTATAGAATTGAATCATAATTCTACATATTTAATGCGTGCTGAATATTAG
- a CDS encoding Crp/Fnr family transcriptional regulator — protein sequence MYSTLEKFIKSKIAVDDKTLKKICSCFELIKTNRNEILLNYDQVSKHYYFVNKGCVRLFTISKGGNESSRFFAFEGSFVTALPSFIDQQPAEEYLQTIQKSELLCISRIDFYNLVNEIPQFTKIYTEILELGFIMAQKRIYGFQGFDALDKVKWVIKYQPELLVNVSNKMLASYLGMSPSTLSRIKLKL from the coding sequence ATGTATTCAACTCTTGAAAAATTCATAAAAAGTAAAATAGCAGTAGATGACAAAACATTAAAAAAGATTTGTTCATGCTTTGAGTTAATAAAGACAAACAGAAACGAAATTCTTTTGAATTATGACCAAGTATCTAAGCATTATTATTTTGTAAATAAAGGCTGTGTTCGTTTGTTTACCATTTCTAAAGGAGGAAATGAAAGTTCAAGATTTTTTGCTTTTGAAGGTAGTTTTGTTACAGCTTTACCAAGTTTTATTGATCAGCAACCTGCTGAAGAGTATTTACAAACGATTCAGAAATCAGAATTGCTTTGTATTTCAAGAATTGATTTTTATAACTTGGTCAATGAGATACCACAATTTACAAAGATATATACAGAAATTTTGGAACTTGGGTTTATAATGGCTCAAAAAAGAATTTACGGATTTCAAGGTTTTGATGCTTTAGATAAAGTAAAATGGGTTATTAAGTATCAACCAGAATTATTGGTTAATGTATCCAATAAAATGTTAGCTTCTTATTTAGGAATGTCACCTTCTACTTTGAGCAGAATAAAATTGAAATTATAA
- a CDS encoding heme-binding protein: MKTIFLFLILISTICFGQNKGEAKKTQSSVNNYIKTVDNLTLEAAFELAKHVTESATSLNKKVSIAILDASGAIILLTRANGVGPHNTEAARRKAYTALSTKNATLSLLRNAESNPDTKNLNTLPELLLLSGGVPIWYQGNIIGSVGVAGGGSPENDDLIARAAEIAEIGITTK, from the coding sequence ATGAAAACGATATTTTTATTTCTCATACTAATTTCAACTATATGCTTTGGTCAAAACAAAGGTGAAGCAAAAAAAACACAATCATCAGTAAATAATTATATTAAGACTGTTGATAATTTAACTTTGGAAGCTGCATTTGAGTTAGCAAAGCATGTTACTGAATCTGCGACTTCATTAAATAAAAAAGTTTCTATAGCAATACTTGATGCTTCAGGAGCAATTATTTTACTTACTCGTGCTAATGGGGTTGGACCACATAATACAGAAGCTGCAAGAAGAAAGGCTTATACAGCTTTATCTACAAAAAATGCGACACTTTCATTGTTAAGAAACGCAGAAAGTAATCCGGATACAAAAAATTTAAATACGCTACCAGAATTGTTACTTTTAAGTGGAGGTGTTCCAATTTGGTATCAAGGTAACATAATCGGCAGTGTTGGAGTGGCAGGAGGAGGAAGTCCAGAAAATGATGATTTGATAGCTAGGGCAGCTGAAATTGCAGAAATTGGAATAACAACAAAATAA
- a CDS encoding helix-turn-helix domain-containing protein yields the protein MKEKVRTYDVSAVAKEVGLQEIKGIAVNRSADAVRIGLTDHPHLVDGIICAICIKGYAKLKINFQEKELKPGILMVVLPDSMMDPIDISDDLHINTIFFSYDLIMKTAFVNDFDLLEKISNNPCQLLDDEYFELFQAHHTSIAIHYYRKQEKGKKDVLSYLLCALVTDVQTLYTERDYINKKISRQDQLTNAFFQCLMKHYKEERNISFYADKMNLTPKYLTTAIRKQTGKSISEWITEAVIAHAKSILKTTDTSIQEITDLLNFSDISLFCRYFKRYTNMTPSEYRKQN from the coding sequence ATGAAAGAAAAAGTAAGAACATATGATGTTTCGGCTGTAGCCAAAGAAGTTGGTTTGCAAGAAATAAAGGGAATTGCTGTAAACAGATCTGCCGATGCGGTGCGAATAGGGCTTACAGATCATCCTCACCTTGTAGATGGAATAATTTGTGCAATATGTATTAAAGGATATGCTAAGCTAAAAATTAACTTTCAGGAAAAAGAATTAAAGCCTGGTATCTTAATGGTTGTTTTACCTGATTCGATGATGGATCCTATAGACATCTCTGACGATTTACATATCAATACTATCTTTTTCTCTTATGATCTTATTATGAAGACTGCTTTTGTCAACGATTTCGATCTTTTAGAGAAAATAAGTAATAATCCCTGTCAGCTATTAGATGACGAATACTTTGAGCTCTTCCAAGCACATCATACCTCTATTGCCATACATTACTATAGAAAACAAGAAAAAGGGAAAAAAGATGTTCTCTCCTATCTGCTTTGTGCTTTAGTTACTGATGTTCAGACTTTATATACAGAAAGAGATTATATCAACAAAAAGATAAGTAGGCAAGATCAATTGACCAATGCGTTTTTTCAATGCCTAATGAAACATTACAAAGAAGAGCGAAACATCTCCTTCTATGCAGACAAAATGAATTTGACTCCAAAATATTTAACAACTGCTATCCGTAAACAAACGGGAAAATCTATATCAGAATGGATAACCGAAGCTGTTATTGCTCACGCTAAATCTATTCTCAAAACCACAGATACTAGCATCCAAGAAATCACCGATTTACTTAACTTTTCTGATATTTCACTATTCTGCCGTTACTTCAAACGATATACAAATATGACACCTTCAGAATACAGGAAGCAAAATTGA
- a CDS encoding helix-turn-helix domain-containing protein has product MWTIWGNISFYADKMNLTPKYLTTAIRKQTGKSISEWITEAVITHAKSILKTTDTSIQEITDLLNFSDISLFCRYFKRYTNMTPSEYRKQN; this is encoded by the coding sequence ATGTGGACTATCTGGGGAAACATCTCCTTCTATGCAGACAAAATGAATTTGACTCCAAAATATTTAACAACTGCTATCCGTAAACAAACGGGAAAATCTATATCAGAATGGATAACCGAAGCTGTTATTACTCACGCTAAATCTATTCTCAAAACCACAGATACTAGCATCCAAGAAATCACCGATTTACTTAACTTTTCTGATATTTCACTATTCTGCCGTTACTTCAAACGATATACAAATATGACACCTTCAGAATACAGGAAGCAAAATTGA